In the Maribacter sp. MJ134 genome, one interval contains:
- a CDS encoding alpha/beta fold hydrolase, with protein MLNYTKYINENAHSWVTFVHGAGGSSSIWFKQLREFKKHFNVLLLDLRGHGNSKPNLKDTFNSEYTFDAITDDIVEVIDFENIERSHYIGISLGTILIRNLAEKHPHRVETMIMGGAIMKLNLRSQILMKLGVVFKSIIPYLWLYKFFAFVIMPNKNHKESRSLFVREAKKLYQKEFIRWFKLTSEINPLLRFFRSADIKIPTLYVMGGEDYLFLPSIRKIANAHENSNLFIIEDCGHVVNVEQPKLFNRMVIGYLVGMENR; from the coding sequence TTGCTAAACTATACCAAATATATCAATGAGAATGCCCATAGCTGGGTTACCTTCGTTCATGGAGCGGGTGGTAGCTCATCTATATGGTTTAAACAGTTACGGGAGTTTAAAAAACATTTCAATGTGCTCTTGTTGGATTTAAGAGGGCACGGTAATTCAAAACCAAACTTAAAGGACACTTTTAATAGTGAATACACTTTTGACGCCATTACCGACGATATTGTGGAGGTCATCGATTTTGAGAATATAGAGCGATCCCATTACATAGGAATATCCCTTGGAACGATATTGATAAGGAATCTGGCCGAGAAACACCCTCATAGAGTAGAGACCATGATTATGGGCGGTGCCATTATGAAGCTTAATCTCCGTTCTCAAATTCTGATGAAACTGGGAGTAGTGTTCAAATCCATCATCCCTTATTTGTGGCTATATAAATTTTTTGCATTTGTTATAATGCCGAATAAAAACCATAAGGAGTCGAGGTCATTGTTCGTACGGGAAGCTAAGAAATTATATCAAAAAGAATTTATTAGATGGTTTAAGCTTACCTCCGAAATAAATCCATTACTTCGTTTCTTTAGGTCTGCAGACATTAAAATTCCTACGCTTTACGTAATGGGTGGAGAAGACTATCTTTTTTTACCATCGATACGAAAAATAGCTAATGCCCATGAGAATTCTAATTTGTTCATAATCGAAGATTGTGGCCATGTTGTCAACGTAGAACAGCCGAAATTGTTTAATAGAATGGTTATTGGTTATCTGGTCGGGATGGAAAATAGATAG
- the pyrF gene encoding orotidine-5'-phosphate decarboxylase has product MTTKALIDQIHKKKSFLCIGLDTDLDKIPEHLLQEEDPIFSFNKAIIDATHHLCVAYKPNIAFYEAYGIKGWMALEKTITYLNAEYPEIFTIADAKRGDIGNTSTRYAKAFFEDLNFDSITIAPYMGKDSVEPFLAFEDKHTILLALTSNVGAYDYQTKKIDGVELYKEVLETSRHYEGSENLMYVVGATKAEYLAEIRKIIPDSFLLVPGVGAQGGSLKEVCTYGMTPSVGLLVNSSRGIIYASKDKDFASAAQNKARELQTQMSEELSKIE; this is encoded by the coding sequence ATGACTACCAAAGCACTCATTGACCAAATTCATAAGAAAAAGTCCTTTTTGTGTATTGGTCTGGATACAGATTTAGATAAAATACCAGAACATCTTTTACAGGAGGAAGACCCCATTTTTTCGTTTAACAAAGCCATTATTGATGCCACACACCACCTTTGCGTAGCCTACAAGCCAAACATTGCTTTTTACGAGGCATACGGAATAAAGGGTTGGATGGCACTAGAGAAAACGATTACCTATCTCAATGCAGAATATCCGGAAATTTTTACCATTGCCGATGCAAAACGGGGCGATATCGGAAACACCTCAACGAGATATGCTAAAGCTTTTTTTGAAGATTTGAATTTTGATTCCATCACCATTGCTCCCTACATGGGCAAGGACTCCGTTGAACCTTTTTTGGCTTTTGAAGATAAACATACGATTCTACTCGCATTAACCTCAAATGTGGGTGCGTACGATTATCAAACCAAAAAAATCGATGGGGTGGAACTTTATAAAGAAGTTCTTGAAACATCAAGACATTATGAAGGCTCAGAAAATTTAATGTATGTGGTAGGAGCCACTAAAGCGGAATACTTGGCGGAAATAAGGAAAATAATTCCCGATAGTTTTTTGTTAGTTCCAGGTGTAGGTGCCCAAGGAGGTAGCCTTAAAGAGGTATGTACGTATGGAATGACACCCTCCGTAGGATTGTTGGTAAACTCCTCTAGAGGTATTATTTATGCCTCAAAAGACAAGGATTTTGCGAGCGCAGCTCAAAACAAGGCCAGAGAGCTTCAAACCCAAATGAGTGAAGAACTTTCAAAAATTGAATAG
- the prfA gene encoding peptide chain release factor 1 — protein sequence MIDKLNIVKQRFDEVSDLIIQPDIITDQKRYVQLTKEYSDLKALVAKRDEYLELTGNVEEAEEIISDGSDAEMLEMAKMQLEEAKSRLPILEDEIKFMLIPKDPEDAKDVVVEIRAGTGGDEASIFAGDLFRMYTKYCESKGWKTNVIDLSEGTNGGYKEIQFEVTGTDVYGTLKFEAGVHRVQRVPQTETQGRVHTSAATVMVLPEAEDFDVQIDPKDVRIDFFCSSGPGGQSVNTTYSAVRLTHIPTGLVAQCQDQKSQHKNKDKAFRVLRSRLYDLELAKKQEEDAAKRSSQVSSGDRSAKIRTYNYPQGRVTDHRIGLTLYDLSNIIDGDIQKIIDELSLVENTEKLKEASEIF from the coding sequence ATGATAGATAAATTAAACATTGTAAAACAACGTTTTGATGAGGTGTCCGACCTAATCATTCAGCCGGATATCATAACGGATCAGAAGCGTTATGTGCAATTGACGAAGGAGTATAGTGATCTTAAGGCACTTGTTGCCAAGCGAGATGAATATTTGGAGTTGACAGGTAATGTTGAGGAAGCGGAGGAGATAATTTCTGACGGGAGTGATGCCGAAATGTTGGAAATGGCAAAAATGCAGTTGGAAGAAGCAAAATCAAGATTGCCGATTCTGGAAGATGAGATTAAATTTATGCTTATTCCCAAAGACCCAGAGGATGCTAAAGATGTCGTTGTAGAAATCAGAGCAGGAACAGGTGGTGACGAGGCCAGTATTTTTGCGGGAGACCTTTTTAGAATGTACACAAAGTACTGCGAGAGCAAAGGATGGAAAACCAATGTCATAGATTTAAGTGAAGGTACTAACGGTGGATACAAGGAAATTCAGTTTGAAGTTACCGGCACCGATGTTTATGGAACCTTAAAGTTTGAAGCCGGCGTCCACAGGGTGCAGCGAGTTCCGCAAACCGAAACCCAAGGAAGAGTGCATACCAGTGCTGCAACCGTAATGGTATTACCAGAGGCGGAAGATTTTGATGTGCAAATAGACCCCAAAGACGTTAGAATAGATTTTTTCTGTTCTTCAGGACCTGGTGGACAATCTGTGAATACAACTTATTCCGCGGTACGTTTAACGCACATCCCAACAGGTCTGGTGGCACAGTGCCAAGATCAAAAATCGCAGCATAAAAACAAGGATAAGGCTTTTAGGGTTTTGCGCTCAAGACTCTATGATCTGGAATTGGCCAAGAAACAAGAGGAAGACGCCGCCAAAAGAAGCTCTCAGGTTAGTAGTGGTGACCGTTCCGCAAAAATTAGAACTTATAATTATCCGCAGGGTAGGGTTACCGATCATAGAATAGGTTTAACCTTGTACGATCTTTCTAATATTATTGATGGTGACATCCAAAAAATCATTGATGAACTTAGTCTTGTAGAAAATACAGAAAAGCTAAAAGAAGCATCAGAGATTTTTTAA
- a CDS encoding DUF3570 domain-containing protein: MGNLKTVPLIFFLCAFSIFGQDNTTYTKRVLEATEINLLFNYYGQDGENAAVTGGEGTEQLTDATSTIVVKIPVNPDDVLTVDAGISAYTSASSSNVNPLDGNPNNNTSPFSASSGASRQDVLAYFNPSYQHSSEDRNSIVSANAYISSEYDYFSVGFGAGYTRLFNEKNTEIGLSANVFLDQWNPQYPIELRNGFADARISGPGTYSSNFTVFENENRNSYALSLFFSQILGKRLQGSVFLDLVWQQGLLSTPFQRVYFGDVADFFIEDFQLADDVERLPDSRFKIPIGARLNYFAGDRFVLRSYYRFYTDDWGITSHTANLEIPIKLSDSFTLYPSYRYYVQIAADYFYTKEGATSVLDFYTSDYDLSDYNAHQYGIGARYKDIFTKAKVFMFGLKTIDLRVNAYDRSDGLNAFIFTLGTTFVTD; the protein is encoded by the coding sequence TTGGGAAATTTAAAAACTGTTCCGCTGATTTTTTTTCTATGTGCTTTTTCAATTTTTGGACAGGACAACACTACCTATACCAAAAGAGTTTTGGAAGCCACAGAGATTAACCTGCTTTTTAACTATTACGGTCAGGACGGTGAAAATGCTGCGGTGACCGGAGGAGAGGGTACCGAACAGCTGACCGATGCAACTTCCACTATTGTTGTAAAAATTCCCGTCAATCCAGATGATGTACTAACAGTAGATGCAGGGATATCTGCCTACACTTCGGCTTCATCGAGCAACGTGAACCCCTTGGACGGCAATCCAAACAATAATACCAGTCCCTTCAGTGCTTCTTCCGGAGCTTCAAGACAAGATGTGCTCGCGTATTTTAACCCATCCTACCAACACAGTTCAGAAGACCGAAATTCCATTGTAAGTGCAAATGCTTACATCTCATCGGAATACGATTATTTCTCCGTTGGTTTCGGTGCGGGATACACACGTTTGTTCAATGAAAAGAATACGGAAATTGGGCTCAGTGCAAATGTATTTTTGGATCAATGGAATCCACAATATCCTATAGAGCTAAGAAATGGCTTTGCAGATGCTAGAATTTCCGGACCTGGCACGTACAGCTCTAATTTTACCGTTTTTGAAAACGAAAACCGGAACTCTTATGCCCTTTCCTTGTTCTTTTCCCAGATTCTTGGTAAGCGATTACAGGGTTCTGTATTCTTAGATTTGGTTTGGCAACAAGGTTTGCTGAGCACCCCTTTTCAGAGAGTGTATTTTGGTGACGTCGCAGATTTTTTCATTGAAGATTTTCAGTTGGCGGATGATGTAGAAAGACTACCGGATAGTCGTTTTAAAATCCCTATCGGCGCACGTTTAAATTATTTTGCAGGAGACCGGTTCGTATTACGCTCCTATTACCGTTTCTATACAGATGATTGGGGTATTACCTCACATACGGCCAATCTAGAGATTCCTATTAAACTAAGTGATTCTTTTACGCTCTATCCCTCCTACAGGTATTATGTGCAGATTGCGGCAGATTACTTTTATACCAAAGAAGGTGCAACTTCTGTGTTGGATTTTTATACTTCGGATTACGACCTGTCGGACTACAATGCTCACCAGTACGGTATTGGCGCCCGTTACAAGGATATTTTTACCAAGGCCAAAGTATTTATGTTCGGGCTTAAAACGATAGATTTACGGGTAAATGCCTATGATAGAAGTGATGGTCTTAACGCCTTTATTTTTACTTTAGGAACTACTTTTGTAACTGATTAA
- a CDS encoding DUF4266 domain-containing protein gives MNRLFFLLMFLVFCTSCVAVKEYDKAYLNDEEMQLSARNAERFETNFQIYREASAGANGGKTGGGCGCN, from the coding sequence ATGAACAGATTGTTTTTTTTATTAATGTTCTTGGTGTTTTGCACTTCCTGCGTTGCGGTAAAGGAGTATGATAAAGCGTATTTGAACGATGAGGAAATGCAATTATCCGCCAGAAACGCAGAACGATTTGAAACCAATTTTCAAATATACAGGGAAGCCTCTGCAGGCGCCAACGGCGGCAAAACAGGAGGTGGCTGCGGTTGTAATTAA
- a CDS encoding FAD:protein FMN transferase, whose translation MKTVLSIVVLFFVTTVFSQSKDYVTVKKSLKLMGSRFDITVVSVDEDLGYIYIQEAIGEIRRIEKMISSWDASSETTLINKNAGIKPVKVSLELFKLIERSKQISEITDGAFDISYSSMDKIWKFDGSMTTMPTNQEIRESVSKVGHKNIILNSLDNTVFLKYKGMKISFGAIGKGYAADKAKELLVSKQVPAGIINASGDLTTWGTKASGEKWLIGIANPLSKDKIFSWLPILESSVATSGNYEKFVTINGKKYTHIIDPRTGYPSAGINSVSVFAKSAELCDALATAIFIMGKNAGLSLVNQLGGTEVIIVDSANKIHKSGGILFDNNP comes from the coding sequence GTGAAAACTGTTTTATCCATAGTAGTTCTATTTTTCGTTACAACCGTGTTCAGTCAAAGTAAGGATTATGTCACGGTTAAAAAGTCATTGAAACTTATGGGTAGCCGTTTTGATATTACGGTAGTTTCAGTTGATGAAGATTTGGGTTACATATATATTCAAGAGGCGATAGGAGAAATAAGAAGAATAGAAAAAATGATTTCTTCATGGGATGCGTCTTCTGAAACTACTCTAATAAACAAAAACGCTGGGATAAAACCGGTAAAAGTAAGTTTAGAGCTTTTTAAGTTGATAGAGCGGTCCAAACAGATATCGGAAATAACGGATGGTGCTTTTGATATTTCATATTCCTCGATGGATAAGATTTGGAAGTTTGATGGTTCTATGACGACAATGCCAACGAACCAAGAGATTAGGGAATCGGTTTCCAAAGTGGGCCACAAGAATATTATTCTTAACAGTTTGGATAACACTGTTTTTTTGAAGTATAAAGGAATGAAAATATCGTTTGGGGCGATCGGTAAGGGATATGCTGCGGATAAGGCAAAAGAACTCCTGGTCTCTAAACAAGTGCCTGCAGGTATCATTAATGCGTCCGGGGATTTAACGACATGGGGAACTAAGGCTAGTGGAGAGAAGTGGTTAATCGGGATAGCCAATCCGTTAAGTAAGGACAAAATTTTCTCGTGGCTGCCCATATTGGAATCTTCTGTAGCCACTTCTGGAAATTACGAGAAGTTCGTAACGATCAATGGTAAAAAATATACCCACATCATAGACCCGAGAACTGGATATCCATCAGCGGGTATCAATAGTGTTTCCGTTTTTGCCAAAAGTGCCGAACTTTGTGATGCCTTGGCTACAGCAATTTTTATAATGGGTAAAAATGCTGGTCTTTCCCTTGTGAACCAATTGGGAGGTACAGAGGTGATTATTGTGGATAGCGCGAACAAAATTCATAAAAGTGGTGGAATCCTTTTCGACAATAATCCTTAA
- a CDS encoding thioredoxin family protein, giving the protein MKLKLLICLFVIPLCALSQDWEESYEHSISRSKNTNKPILLVFAGSDWCAPCIKLDRLLFQSQEFKEYADKNLILFKADFPRTKKNRLPLQKEQVNKQLAQKFNSKGYFPLVLLLDKDETVLGSFAYENQEAEEYISLLNSFQK; this is encoded by the coding sequence TTGAAACTAAAGCTCCTCATCTGCCTTTTTGTAATTCCACTTTGTGCGTTATCGCAAGATTGGGAGGAAAGTTACGAGCATTCAATTTCTAGGTCCAAGAATACGAACAAACCAATTCTTCTTGTTTTTGCCGGATCTGATTGGTGCGCCCCATGCATAAAATTAGATAGATTATTGTTTCAATCTCAAGAGTTTAAGGAGTATGCAGACAAGAATTTGATTTTGTTCAAGGCCGATTTTCCTAGGACAAAAAAGAACCGATTACCACTTCAGAAAGAACAAGTAAACAAGCAGTTAGCGCAGAAATTTAATTCCAAAGGTTATTTTCCCTTGGTCCTTTTATTGGATAAGGACGAGACTGTTTTAGGAAGCTTTGCCTACGAAAATCAAGAAGCCGAAGAATACATTTCACTTTTAAATTCCTTTCAAAAGTGA
- a CDS encoding ubiquinol-cytochrome c reductase iron-sulfur subunit, with protein MERKQFLKSLGAGAAFAITFPCLGGCGKDDGIDGNLVDPPTGIDFTVDLNSAEAANLENNGGFILKSLVVVVKNLEGEFVAATQVCSHQNYDQVRFVNQNGGIFFCDVHGSRFDQTGAPLNTIPNSVAKPLKIYNTELNGSLLRVFE; from the coding sequence ATGGAAAGAAAGCAATTTTTAAAGAGTTTAGGCGCCGGTGCGGCCTTCGCCATTACATTTCCCTGTTTGGGAGGTTGTGGTAAAGATGATGGTATAGATGGAAACCTGGTAGATCCACCAACAGGCATTGATTTTACGGTAGACTTAAACTCTGCCGAGGCTGCCAACTTAGAAAATAACGGCGGCTTTATTCTTAAAAGTTTGGTCGTAGTGGTTAAGAATTTAGAGGGGGAGTTCGTTGCTGCTACCCAAGTTTGCAGTCATCAAAATTATGATCAAGTAAGATTTGTAAATCAGAACGGAGGTATTTTCTTTTGCGATGTCCATGGATCTAGATTTGACCAAACGGGAGCACCTTTAAATACCATTCCCAATAGTGTCGCAAAGCCATTAAAGATATATAACACGGAACTGAACGGAAGTTTACTCCGCGTTTTTGAATAG
- a CDS encoding AIR synthase related protein gives MSSSTSERYSQRGVSASKEDVHNAIKNIDKGLFPKAFCKIVPDYLTGDEDYCLVMHADGAGTKSSLAYMYWKETGDLSVWKGIAQDALIMNIDDLICVGATDNIMLSSTIGRNKNKIPGEVLSAIINGTEELIKDLSSYGISIRSTGGETADVGDLVRTIIVDSTVTARLRRDKVIDNANIKAGDVIVGLASYGQSTYEKEYNGGMGSNGLTSARHDVFAKYLADKFPESYDAEVPSDLVYSGATKLTDSVADAPLDAGKLVLSPTRTYAPIVKQILSRYTSDDIHGMVHCSGGAQTKILHFIDNLHIIKDNLFEVPPLFRLIQEQSGTDWKEMYQVFNCGHRLEIYVNPEMAQDLITISKEFNVDAKIIGRVEASSTKKLTIASPYGTFIY, from the coding sequence ATGTCCTCATCCACGAGCGAAAGATACAGTCAAAGGGGCGTTTCCGCCTCTAAAGAAGATGTACACAATGCCATAAAGAACATAGACAAAGGCCTGTTTCCAAAAGCTTTTTGTAAAATAGTTCCTGATTATTTAACGGGAGATGAGGATTACTGCCTTGTTATGCACGCAGACGGCGCGGGTACCAAATCCTCATTGGCCTATATGTACTGGAAAGAGACGGGAGATCTATCCGTTTGGAAAGGAATCGCACAAGATGCTCTTATCATGAACATTGATGATTTAATCTGTGTGGGGGCAACGGACAATATTATGCTATCCTCAACAATAGGAAGAAACAAAAATAAAATTCCGGGAGAAGTGTTATCCGCAATTATCAACGGCACGGAAGAACTCATTAAAGACTTATCGTCCTACGGTATCTCCATACGCTCCACAGGAGGTGAAACTGCCGATGTTGGGGATTTGGTCAGGACAATTATCGTGGACTCTACGGTAACCGCTAGATTAAGAAGGGACAAAGTCATTGATAACGCTAATATTAAAGCGGGAGATGTAATCGTTGGGTTAGCTTCCTACGGGCAATCCACGTACGAAAAAGAATATAATGGAGGCATGGGAAGTAACGGACTTACTTCCGCACGACATGATGTTTTCGCAAAATACTTGGCGGACAAATTTCCTGAGAGTTATGATGCCGAGGTTCCCTCTGATTTGGTCTATTCCGGCGCAACCAAACTAACGGATAGCGTGGCTGATGCTCCCCTGGACGCAGGAAAGCTAGTGCTTTCTCCTACGAGAACTTATGCGCCCATCGTAAAGCAAATACTATCACGATATACCAGCGACGATATTCACGGAATGGTTCATTGTAGCGGAGGTGCGCAAACAAAGATTCTTCACTTTATCGATAATCTTCATATCATCAAGGATAACCTTTTCGAGGTTCCGCCGTTGTTCAGGCTCATTCAGGAGCAATCGGGAACGGATTGGAAGGAAATGTATCAGGTTTTTAACTGTGGTCACCGCTTAGAGATTTATGTAAATCCGGAGATGGCACAGGATTTGATTACAATATCAAAAGAGTTTAATGTGGATGCCAAGATAATTGGTAGGGTCGAGGCTTCCTCAACAAAAAAACTCACTATTGCCAGCCCGTACGGTACCTTTATATACTAA
- a CDS encoding glutamine synthetase III, with translation MSVQRSAAIAESHRRKAIAIEEKGRRSDLFGVNVFNEKRMLQYLTKDALASVRDAIFSGSKIDRKIADQVAEAMKGWAISMGATHYTHWFQPLTGATAEKHDAFFDLLPDGTALEKFGGGQLVQQEPDASSFPSGGIRNTFEARGYTAWDPTSPAFIYGTTLCIPTIFVSYTGEALDNKAPLLRALHAVDEAATAVAKYFDKNVAKVNATLGWEQEYFLIDKALAHSRPDIIMTGRTLVGNNAAKGQQLDDHYFGVIPSRVLSFMSDLEKECTKLGIPVKTRHNEVAPNQFELAPVFEEANLAVDHNLLLMDVMDKIADKHQFKVLFHEKPFSDINGSGKHNNWSLATDTGVNLLSPGSTPMKNLQFLTFFINTIKAVNTYEELLRSSIASASNDHRLGANEAPPAIFSIFIGKQLSSVLDELEGVSQGKLSPEEKTELKLNVVGKIPEILLDNTDRNRTSPFAFTGNKFEMRGVGAKTNCAKPMTILNTIVAKQLKDFKKEVDVLIDKKNLKKDEAIFNTLREYIKTSKRIRFDGDGYSKEWENEAKKRKLSNNKNTPDALNILTSKESLALFKTMKVMSDVEVGARVEVELEAYILHLQIEGRVYSDLVYSSVIPAAIAYQNKLITNVSGLKEIYGAAHKSFSVGQLTMIEEIGEHLNELKKLTDAMTEARKKANVIKESKKRAVAYCENVKPYFDKIRLHSDKLEKLIEDQLWPLTKYRELLFIK, from the coding sequence ATGTCAGTACAAAGGTCAGCGGCAATAGCGGAAAGTCATAGAAGAAAAGCAATCGCTATTGAAGAAAAAGGAAGAAGGTCAGACTTGTTCGGAGTAAATGTTTTTAACGAAAAGAGAATGCTTCAATATCTTACCAAAGATGCATTGGCAAGTGTTAGGGATGCTATTTTTTCGGGTTCTAAAATTGACCGTAAAATCGCGGACCAGGTAGCGGAAGCTATGAAAGGTTGGGCCATTTCCATGGGTGCCACACATTATACACATTGGTTTCAACCTTTAACCGGAGCTACAGCAGAAAAGCACGATGCTTTTTTCGATTTATTGCCAGATGGTACAGCTCTTGAAAAGTTTGGAGGCGGACAGTTGGTGCAGCAAGAACCAGACGCGTCAAGCTTCCCTAGTGGCGGTATCCGCAATACTTTTGAAGCACGGGGTTATACCGCTTGGGACCCGACATCCCCGGCATTTATCTATGGTACTACCTTATGCATTCCTACTATTTTCGTTTCCTACACGGGAGAGGCGTTGGATAACAAGGCGCCGCTGTTGAGAGCTTTGCACGCCGTGGATGAAGCAGCGACAGCAGTGGCTAAATATTTTGATAAGAACGTTGCCAAAGTAAACGCCACTTTAGGTTGGGAGCAAGAATATTTTTTGATAGATAAGGCCCTTGCACATTCTAGGCCTGATATTATTATGACTGGTAGAACCCTAGTAGGAAATAACGCTGCGAAGGGACAACAGTTAGATGATCATTATTTCGGTGTTATCCCAAGTAGGGTGCTCAGTTTTATGAGCGATTTAGAAAAGGAATGTACCAAGTTGGGTATACCGGTAAAAACCCGTCATAATGAGGTTGCGCCGAACCAGTTTGAGTTGGCCCCGGTCTTTGAAGAGGCTAATTTAGCCGTAGATCACAACCTTTTATTGATGGATGTGATGGATAAAATTGCGGATAAGCATCAGTTTAAAGTGCTTTTTCATGAAAAACCATTTTCAGATATCAATGGCTCAGGCAAACATAATAACTGGTCCTTGGCTACAGATACCGGCGTCAATCTTTTGAGTCCGGGCTCTACGCCCATGAAGAACCTCCAGTTCCTTACGTTCTTCATTAACACTATCAAGGCGGTAAACACTTATGAGGAACTCTTACGCTCCTCTATAGCTTCGGCCAGTAATGATCACAGGCTAGGTGCAAACGAGGCACCACCTGCTATTTTTTCCATATTTATCGGAAAGCAGTTAAGTAGTGTGCTTGATGAACTGGAAGGAGTGAGCCAAGGTAAACTATCACCCGAGGAAAAGACGGAACTGAAGCTAAATGTAGTTGGGAAGATTCCGGAAATATTATTGGATAATACAGACCGTAATAGAACTTCTCCGTTCGCTTTTACAGGTAATAAGTTTGAAATGCGCGGGGTAGGGGCAAAGACCAATTGTGCTAAACCCATGACCATCTTAAACACCATTGTTGCAAAGCAACTTAAGGATTTTAAAAAGGAGGTAGATGTCTTAATAGATAAAAAGAACCTTAAGAAGGATGAGGCCATATTCAATACCCTTAGGGAATATATAAAGACCTCTAAGCGGATTCGTTTCGATGGCGACGGTTACAGTAAAGAATGGGAGAACGAAGCAAAAAAGAGAAAACTAAGTAATAATAAAAATACCCCGGATGCTTTAAATATACTGACCTCAAAAGAGAGTCTGGCTTTATTTAAGACGATGAAGGTGATGAGTGATGTTGAAGTGGGCGCAAGGGTGGAAGTTGAATTGGAGGCCTACATATTACACCTTCAGATTGAAGGTAGAGTGTATAGTGATTTGGTATACAGTAGCGTTATTCCTGCCGCAATTGCCTATCAGAATAAATTGATAACAAACGTTTCTGGTCTTAAGGAAATTTACGGAGCTGCCCATAAGAGTTTTTCTGTAGGTCAACTAACCATGATAGAGGAAATTGGAGAGCACTTAAATGAGCTCAAAAAACTCACAGATGCAATGACCGAGGCCAGAAAGAAAGCAAATGTTATTAAGGAAAGTAAAAAGAGAGCGGTAGCCTACTGTGAGAACGTAAAACCTTATTTTGATAAAATTCGATTACATTCCGATAAGCTAGAGAAGCTTATTGAAGACCAATTATGGCCATTGACTAAATACAGGGAGCTATTGTTCATTAAATAG
- a CDS encoding glutamine synthetase beta-grasp domain-containing protein, with protein MAKVKLEYIWLDGYFPTQNLRSKTKVEEHEDFKGTLEELGNWSFDGSSTRQAEGGSSDCLLVPVAIYPDPARINGWLVMTEVMNADGTPHVSNGRATIDDEDDDFWFGFEQEYFIMDTATQLPLGFPIGGYPAPQGMYYCSVGGKNTHGRDLVEEHADLCIEAGLNFEGINQEVASGQWEFQLFAKGAKKAGDEIWIARYLLDRLTEKYGYYIEYHPKPLGKDMDWNGSGMHANFSNTTLRTCGSKETYATICEAFRPYVKEHIAVYGEFNDQRLTGDHETAAITDFSWGVSDRGASIRIPIIAVEKGYKGWLEDRRPASNGDPYKIAARIIKTVKTAKV; from the coding sequence ATGGCTAAAGTTAAATTAGAGTATATATGGTTGGATGGTTATTTTCCGACCCAAAACTTGAGAAGTAAAACAAAAGTAGAAGAACACGAAGATTTTAAAGGAACGTTAGAGGAGCTAGGAAACTGGTCTTTTGACGGGTCTTCTACAAGACAAGCCGAAGGTGGTTCCTCTGACTGCTTATTAGTTCCTGTAGCTATTTATCCGGATCCGGCAAGAATCAACGGATGGTTGGTAATGACAGAAGTTATGAATGCAGATGGAACTCCTCATGTTTCAAATGGTAGAGCCACTATTGATGATGAAGATGATGATTTCTGGTTCGGTTTTGAGCAAGAATATTTTATAATGGACACTGCTACACAATTACCCTTAGGTTTCCCTATCGGTGGTTACCCTGCACCACAAGGAATGTATTACTGTTCTGTGGGCGGAAAAAATACGCACGGAAGAGATTTGGTTGAAGAGCACGCCGATCTTTGTATAGAAGCTGGTTTAAACTTTGAAGGTATTAACCAAGAGGTTGCTTCCGGTCAATGGGAATTTCAACTATTCGCCAAGGGTGCTAAAAAAGCTGGTGATGAAATCTGGATTGCCAGATATTTATTGGACAGACTAACGGAAAAGTATGGTTACTATATTGAATATCACCCAAAACCTTTAGGTAAGGATATGGACTGGAACGGTTCTGGTATGCATGCAAACTTCTCTAACACCACGTTAAGAACTTGTGGTTCAAAAGAAACCTACGCAACCATTTGTGAAGCTTTCCGCCCATACGTAAAAGAACATATCGCCGTTTATGGTGAATTCAACGATCAACGTTTGACGGGAGATCATGAAACAGCTGCCATTACAGATTTCTCTTGGGGTGTTTCTGATAGAGGTGCCTCTATCCGTATTCCAATTATTGCAGTTGAGAAAGGATATAAAGGATGGTTAGAAGATAGAAGACCAGCTTCAAATGGTGATCCTTATAAGATTGCCGCCAGAATTATAAAAACAGTTAAAACAGCGAAAGTTTAA